GGAAAAATAATCCAAGAGTGTTCTGACAAAGATTGTGTCTAATTCTTGTTTTGCAGGTTTAGCTTGAGGATTATGTATCTGTTCTTATATAACCTGTTCCAGTTTTGTGGCCACACGTGGATACTGGCTAATACCATTGCCAGATTTTTGATGTTTGGTCAAGGTGAGgctaaacatttatttaaattgtagcagtttttaaaagttaaaaattccATTGGCCAAGTtcaattctgtcatttttttaaattagccaGACCCTGTTTCTGGAATAAAATGAATGTGACATTTCCTGTTCTTTTTTTAGATGCTTTAGCTGACACATTTTACTCTGTTGGGTTTGTGATGAGTTTATGTCAGCTGCTCTCCATCCTGGAGCTTTTCCACATCGCAGATGGTATTGAGAAGGCCAGACTACTTCCTCGCTTCATCCAAGTGTGTGCTCAAGCtttcatttcaataaaatgatcttttcaggatttttttgaaTACACCTGGACTATCattaccttttcttttttcttttttaggttGTGGAGAAAAACCTACTTTTGATCATGGTCATCATGTTAGAGGAGATTCAGACTAaaccagttgtgtgtgtgcagttttTGATGTGGAACATTCTGGACCTTTTGCGGTGCGCACACAAACCACTCCAAGTCTCACAAGCTTCATTTGTCATTAGCTTCACATCAGACAATTTGACATTTTGTTAAATGTATTCAGAAGAGCAAAAGTCTCCTAATCAATTTGTCATTATCACATCctaacaataatgaaaaagattttgtttttacaagatttacattgttttgtttcttagcgcaggttttacatttttcaaagttGTTCAGTTTTTGAGACGTGGCAGTGTCACAATTGCatcaaaaaattaatttttaaaaattctgtcAATTAGGTTTGTCATGAAACCTTCATTCTTGGACACTGCCGATGTTTTTGAGCCACGGTTAAATACTTTGAAACGAGGGCAAACAGTGATGTCCTCTCAGGAGGATAATtccttatttttattgtaaaaagttcctagcattgcattttgggatgtggagtcccattgatggatgcatagaagtgtttttacttcattattctTACTATggtttcttgccatattttaacctattttcatcactttttcttgccattttttgctccttttaatgaattttgCTACACtactcctatttctgccacttctccatcaaatttcaatctCTTCTCTGCACATTTTTGGCCCTTATAAACCCTTAACACCACTTTTCCcgcctaatgttgcatatgttgacccattattgtcatttgtaacctcttttcaccaaatttcaatttcatttttgccaatttgtcTGTGTGTCTATGGCCACTCTactgtgcaacttttaaccaattttttgtAGGTTCAGTGTGGTGACAGCTTGTGGGAAGAAGCTGTTTCTACGTTCTTAGTCCTGGTTTGGATAAACCTGTAGCGCCTACCTGAGAACAGCAGTACAAACAGAGATTGTCTGAGCTTGTGAGCTGTGAAtgtgatatccagagtttctgagaaatctatgttcatgtatgatttttttgaaatgcgaaaaaatacctaactcgtcttttactgtggttagggttagggttagggttactgctggtggtcattcatatacattcatgtatataaaTCCctgcctttgtcctatagacccctatacaaatggaaacgatcactGACtgctaattatattattttgtaccaAGAAGTTATATCTATGTTACAAGTCTTGCAGTAATCTTGTATTTACCTTAACAGGTTACAGTATATTCAACCTTAAATATAGGCTAATACTAAAACTATAATTATTCTATTCTAAGCAGCTACAGCAGGGAAGCAGTAGGCTAGGAAAATGACACTTTGTTACTTCTTTTGTTCTGacagggga
This window of the Gouania willdenowi chromosome 18, fGouWil2.1, whole genome shotgun sequence genome carries:
- the hacd4 gene encoding very-long-chain (3R)-3-hydroxyacyl-CoA dehydratase 4 isoform X2, translating into MFSLRIMYLFLYNLFQFCGHTWILANTIARFLMFGQDALADTFYSVGFVMSLCQLLSILELFHIADGIEKARLLPRFIQVVEKNLLLIMVIMLEEIQTKPVVCVQFLMWNILDLLRYPHELLSVMDTPSVAMLWPRYTLWIPLYIVSVTTEGVMIHQALPFMKPTIFPFLKNATMSSSVGFYSPLMLYLPVLALGASVTVWQLLKERKQKLGKWSRKIKKN